In the Helicobacter typhlonius genome, one interval contains:
- the purC gene encoding phosphoribosylaminoimidazolesuccinocarboxamide synthase, whose amino-acid sequence MAKTNMLYEGKGKKLFETDDKNVLLAEFKDDLTAFNAEKKGSESGKGALNCRISTLLFTLLEKEGIKTHFIKQTDDNKMLCKRVSIIPIEVVTRNIATGSLTKRLGIKEGNVLPYPLVEFYYKDDALGDPLINDEHCEILGLIKERGEIHILREQARKVNDVLKAFFDKRDLKLVDFKLEFGRDNEGNIILADEISPDSCRFWDKSTNEKLDKDRFRQDLGNVKVAYEEVLRRILT is encoded by the coding sequence ATGGCAAAGACAAATATGCTCTATGAAGGCAAGGGTAAAAAACTTTTTGAAACAGATGATAAAAATGTGCTACTTGCGGAGTTTAAAGACGACTTGACTGCTTTTAATGCAGAGAAAAAAGGTTCTGAATCTGGCAAGGGTGCGTTAAATTGTCGCATTAGCACTTTGCTTTTTACGCTTTTGGAAAAAGAGGGTATAAAAACACATTTCATAAAACAAACAGACGATAACAAAATGTTATGCAAGAGGGTAAGTATTATCCCCATAGAAGTGGTTACGCGCAATATTGCCACTGGTTCACTCACAAAGCGCTTAGGTATAAAAGAGGGGAATGTGCTTCCTTATCCACTTGTGGAGTTTTACTACAAAGATGATGCACTAGGTGATCCGCTTATTAACGATGAGCATTGTGAGATTTTGGGCTTAATCAAAGAGCGGGGTGAGATTCATATCTTAAGAGAGCAGGCGCGTAAAGTTAATGATGTGTTAAAGGCATTTTTTGATAAGAGGGATTTGAAACTCGTGGATTTCAAGCTTGAATTTGGACGTGATAATGAGGGGAATATTATTCTTGCCGATGAGATTAGTCCTGATAGTTGTAGGTTCTGGGATAAAAGTACGAATGAAAAGCTTGATAAAGATAGATTTAGACAAGATTTGGGTAATGTGAAAGTCGCGTATGAAGAGGTTTTGCGCCGTATTTTGACATAA
- a CDS encoding YebC/PmpR family DNA-binding transcriptional regulator, translating into MGRAFEYRRAAKEKRWDKMSKVFPKLAKAITYAAKESGIDPTMNAKLRTAIANAKAQNMPKDNIDAAIKRASGKDGTFSEITYEGKAAYGVLIFIECTTDNPTRTIANIKSYFNKTPNANILTNGSVDFMFARKSVFEFRTQENIADLELALIDYGLEELESVEDEEGVYYIAYGDYKDFGTLNEGFESLKIPLLKASLQRIPTSPITLDEMQMQEIEKLLDRIEEDDDVQAVYTNIQ; encoded by the coding sequence ATGGGAAGAGCATTTGAATACCGCCGCGCCGCGAAAGAAAAGCGTTGGGACAAGATGAGTAAGGTTTTTCCAAAACTCGCAAAAGCAATCACTTACGCTGCTAAGGAGAGCGGTATTGACCCCACGATGAATGCAAAACTCCGCACCGCTATTGCAAACGCTAAGGCACAAAATATGCCAAAGGATAATATCGATGCCGCCATTAAGCGCGCAAGTGGCAAAGACGGCACTTTTAGTGAAATTACCTATGAGGGCAAGGCTGCTTATGGCGTGCTAATTTTTATCGAATGCACGACCGATAATCCCACGCGCACGATAGCAAACATCAAAAGTTATTTCAATAAAACCCCAAATGCAAATATCCTTACTAATGGTTCGGTGGATTTTATGTTTGCGCGCAAGAGTGTATTTGAATTTCGCACACAAGAAAATATTGCTGATTTAGAGCTCGCACTGATTGATTATGGATTAGAGGAGCTAGAGAGTGTAGAGGACGAAGAAGGGGTGTATTATATCGCCTATGGTGATTATAAGGACTTTGGCACCTTAAATGAGGGTTTTGAATCTTTAAAAATTCCTCTGCTTAAGGCGAGTTTGCAGAGGATTCCCACCTCTCCCATCACGCTTGATGAGATGCAAATGCAGGAGATTGAAAAGCTCTTAGATAGGATTGAGGAAGATGATGATGTGCAGGCGGTTTATACAAACATCCAATAA
- the purS gene encoding phosphoribosylformylglycinamidine synthase subunit PurS, protein MKVKVLVCLKEGVLDPQAKAIFHALSAHGFDSLQNVKLSKEIILDLQESDKDKAHSLVQDMCENLLANVVIEDYSIEILQ, encoded by the coding sequence ATGAAAGTAAAAGTGCTTGTTTGTTTGAAAGAGGGGGTGCTTGACCCTCAAGCGAAAGCTATTTTTCACGCGCTAAGTGCGCACGGGTTTGATAGTTTGCAAAATGTGAAGCTTTCAAAAGAGATTATTTTGGACTTGCAGGAGAGTGATAAGGACAAGGCACATTCACTCGTGCAGGATATGTGCGAGAATCTACTCGCAAATGTTGTGATTGAAGATTATAGTATTGAGATTTTGCAATGA
- a CDS encoding S41 family peptidase: MMNKSRVVLSGIIISLLVSSALFVGLVANETQKVKPNSQENKLESFKKLRRIMAIVEENYVDELSFDEIANKAIDGLLSNLDAHSTYLNKKKFDDLRANIDGEFGGIGITVGLKDGALTIIAPVDGTPGDKAGLKSGDVIVKVNDKSTIDMSIDDAVNLMRGTPRTKVELTIVRKGEAKPLNFSIVRDIIKMDFVKVRKIQDTDFAYVRVASFDKNVTRNVLSSLKQMGKVKGIVLDLRNNPGGALDQAVDLSRLFIKNGVIVTQKGRNKNDNVEYRATNAPYASVPIVVLVNGGSASASEIVAGALQDHKRAVLVGEQTFGKGSVQTIMQIDQNEGLKLTTAKYYLPSGRTIQAVGVTPDIIVYPGAAPENENNFNIKESDLKRHLQGELEKVNQQNTKTKTDNEDKKVLSESAIYQDIQLKSAIDVLKAWDVIGVTKLTNKGK; encoded by the coding sequence ATGATGAATAAATCGCGCGTTGTTTTATCGGGCATTATCATTTCATTGTTGGTAAGTTCTGCGCTGTTTGTGGGGCTGGTGGCTAATGAGACACAAAAAGTTAAGCCAAATTCACAAGAAAATAAATTAGAATCTTTCAAAAAACTGCGTCGTATTATGGCTATTGTGGAGGAAAATTATGTCGATGAGCTAAGCTTTGATGAGATCGCGAATAAGGCAATTGATGGGCTTTTAAGCAATCTTGATGCACATTCTACCTACCTTAATAAGAAAAAATTTGATGATTTGCGCGCCAATATTGATGGTGAGTTTGGTGGCATTGGTATCACGGTGGGCTTAAAAGATGGTGCTTTGACAATTATTGCACCTGTTGATGGCACACCCGGAGACAAGGCAGGGTTAAAAAGTGGCGATGTTATTGTGAAGGTAAATGACAAAAGCACGATTGATATGAGTATTGATGATGCAGTAAATCTTATGCGTGGCACACCTCGCACAAAGGTGGAGCTTACTATTGTGCGTAAGGGTGAAGCAAAACCTCTAAATTTTAGTATTGTAAGAGATATTATCAAGATGGATTTTGTAAAGGTGCGCAAGATTCAAGATACTGATTTTGCATATGTGCGTGTAGCATCGTTTGATAAAAATGTAACGCGGAATGTATTAAGCTCGCTCAAACAAATGGGTAAAGTAAAAGGTATTGTGCTTGATTTACGTAATAATCCGGGTGGAGCACTTGACCAAGCAGTTGATTTGAGTAGATTATTCATCAAAAATGGTGTGATTGTTACCCAAAAAGGACGCAATAAAAATGACAACGTTGAATATAGAGCAACAAATGCTCCTTATGCTTCTGTGCCTATTGTTGTGCTTGTTAATGGTGGAAGTGCAAGTGCAAGTGAGATTGTCGCAGGTGCATTACAAGACCATAAACGTGCCGTGCTTGTCGGAGAACAAACTTTTGGCAAAGGCAGTGTGCAGACCATTATGCAAATAGACCAAAATGAGGGCTTGAAGCTCACAACGGCAAAATATTATCTTCCTAGTGGCAGGACGATTCAAGCTGTGGGCGTTACACCGGATATTATTGTGTATCCGGGTGCTGCGCCGGAGAATGAAAATAACTTCAATATTAAAGAATCTGATTTAAAGAGACATCTGCAGGGGGAACTTGAGAAAGTCAATCAACAAAATACAAAGACAAAAACTGACAATGAAGATAAAAAAGTCCTAAGTGAAAGTGCGATTTATCAAGACATTCAGCTTAAAAGTGCGATTGATGTACTTAAGGCGTGGGATGTGATAGGCGTTACAAAACTAACCAACAAGGGGAAATAA
- the dapA gene encoding 4-hydroxy-tetrahydrodipicolinate synthase gives MVFGAMSALITPFKNNKVDFESYERLIKRQIAYGMDACVPVGTSGESATLSHKEHMECIESAVQICKGSDVKVLAGAGSNSTAEAKELALFAQKCGAHALLCVTPYYNKPTQQGLFEHYQAVANAVEIPVMLYNVPSRTGVSIEIDTIKALHTQCPNIYAIKEAAGLMDRVVALGAEVPSIAILSGDDAINFPILANNGKGVISVTGNLMPQEIADLTHYALQGDMRKSYELNTKLYELNKILFCESNPIPIKAAMFLAGLLQNLEYRLPLVPPSKENMAKIQAILEQYEVKK, from the coding sequence ATGGTTTTTGGAGCAATGAGTGCGCTTATCACACCTTTTAAAAACAATAAGGTTGATTTTGAAAGCTATGAGAGGCTAATCAAGCGACAAATCGCTTATGGAATGGACGCGTGTGTGCCTGTAGGAACGAGCGGTGAATCTGCCACACTCTCACATAAAGAGCATATGGAATGTATAGAATCTGCAGTGCAAATCTGCAAGGGTAGCGATGTAAAGGTTCTAGCAGGGGCAGGGAGTAATTCCACTGCAGAGGCAAAAGAACTTGCGCTTTTTGCACAAAAATGTGGAGCACACGCGCTTTTATGTGTTACTCCTTATTATAACAAACCCACGCAACAGGGCTTATTTGAGCATTATCAAGCGGTGGCAAATGCTGTAGAAATTCCTGTGATGCTCTACAATGTCCCCTCGCGCACCGGTGTAAGTATAGAAATAGATACGATAAAAGCCTTGCATACGCAATGCCCGAATATTTATGCGATAAAAGAAGCCGCGGGGCTTATGGATAGAGTGGTGGCACTTGGCGCAGAGGTGCCGAGCATAGCCATTTTGAGTGGTGATGATGCAATTAATTTCCCCATTTTAGCCAATAATGGCAAGGGTGTTATTTCTGTAACAGGCAATTTAATGCCCCAAGAAATTGCCGATTTGACACATTATGCACTGCAGGGTGATATGAGAAAGAGCTATGAGCTTAATACCAAGCTTTATGAGCTTAATAAGATTCTATTCTGTGAGAGCAATCCCATACCGATTAAGGCGGCGATGTTTTTGGCAGGATTGTTGCAAAACTTAGAATATCGGCTACCACTCGTGCCACCTTCTAAGGAAAATATGGCTAAAATACAAGCAATTTTAGAACAATATGAGGTGAAGAAATGA
- the lnt gene encoding apolipoprotein N-acyltransferase: MLHFETKKSSQGSFLDSIKYGILNVPYRAFSLRDTSTYKPTLIWLSISFVFAFICVLPFYMQWFLQICGVADIPLFLATLLGLFSIASVLFTPRERRFSVGFFIGILWFYWITLGMRYFDMSVLIPVVVILIGLFVGFVFYIILWCDCFILRFIFLLSLSYLTPLGFDWIVLESVFAYSYMGVDKLSFAFIILGLWFFVKYQSWWRLFSILCLAIAIDWQSFVKETPQIPYQLQVYTSSQTFEFNQIPLKIKLIQSNVSQDLKTRSEEIVAIFAEHIQSVRNAINEGYDVVVLPESAFYAPLHWNYNGFVPYDELLGLSNEIVIIVGALRDEENTEGDPSYFNSTFKFENGVVSFYDKVLLVPFGEYIPSFFTPLANLFFEGLGGFSAGSDFGYFDIKGVRFKNAICYEGTNKGFYADNPQYVIMTSNNAWFVPSIEPIVQKNLMKYYARLHKSIIFHATNRSPAEVIGY, translated from the coding sequence ATGTTACATTTTGAAACAAAAAAATCTAGTCAGGGTAGTTTTTTAGATTCTATAAAATATGGGATACTTAATGTCCCATATCGAGCATTCTCCTTGCGTGATACGAGTACTTACAAACCCACACTTATATGGCTTAGCATATCTTTTGTGTTTGCGTTTATTTGTGTTTTGCCTTTTTATATGCAATGGTTTTTGCAAATTTGTGGTGTCGCAGATATACCGCTATTTTTAGCCACCTTGCTTGGTTTATTTAGTATTGCAAGTGTGCTTTTTACCCCTAGAGAGCGTAGATTTAGCGTAGGATTTTTTATCGGTATCTTATGGTTTTATTGGATTACCTTGGGAATGCGCTACTTTGATATGAGTGTGCTTATCCCTGTGGTTGTGATATTGATTGGACTATTTGTGGGCTTTGTGTTTTATATCATTCTTTGGTGTGATTGTTTTATCTTACGCTTTATATTTTTGCTATCCTTAAGCTACCTTACACCTCTTGGATTTGATTGGATTGTCCTTGAGAGCGTGTTTGCATATAGCTATATGGGGGTAGATAAGCTTAGTTTTGCTTTTATTATTCTTGGCTTGTGGTTTTTTGTAAAATATCAATCGTGGTGGCGACTTTTTAGTATCTTATGCCTTGCTATTGCAATCGATTGGCAGAGTTTTGTGAAAGAAACTCCCCAAATACCTTATCAGTTGCAAGTCTATACATCATCGCAAACTTTTGAATTTAACCAAATACCGCTCAAAATTAAACTTATACAAAGTAATGTATCGCAGGATTTAAAAACGCGCAGTGAAGAGATTGTAGCTATTTTTGCGGAACATATACAATCTGTACGTAATGCCATAAATGAGGGATATGATGTTGTTGTATTGCCAGAGAGCGCATTTTATGCGCCTTTGCATTGGAATTATAATGGATTTGTGCCCTACGATGAGCTTTTGGGTTTAAGTAATGAAATTGTGATTATCGTGGGTGCATTGCGTGATGAGGAGAATACAGAGGGCGACCCCTCATATTTTAATAGTACTTTTAAATTTGAAAATGGTGTGGTGAGCTTTTATGATAAGGTGCTTTTAGTGCCTTTTGGAGAGTATATCCCCTCGTTTTTTACTCCTCTTGCGAATCTGTTTTTTGAGGGGCTCGGGGGCTTTAGCGCAGGAAGTGATTTTGGCTATTTTGATATAAAAGGCGTTAGATTCAAAAATGCTATTTGTTATGAGGGCACAAATAAGGGGTTTTACGCAGATAATCCGCAATATGTGATTATGACGAGCAATAACGCGTGGTTTGTGCCTAGTATTGAACCAATCGTGCAAAAAAATCTTATGAAATATTACGCGAGGCTTCATAAGAGCATTATTTTTCACGCGACAAATCGCTCCCCTGCGGAAGTGATTGGGTATTAG
- the purQ gene encoding phosphoribosylformylglycinamidine synthase subunit PurQ codes for MNVAIIRFPGTNCEFDTQYAFDMLGAKTHIVWHKDETLPQDSHLVVIAGGFSYGDYLRCGAIAQFSPIMKAIKEFALNGGYVLGICNGFQILCEARLLPGALKRNINLHFISQMQTLKIVNKDNAFLRSYSLNQEINLPIAHADGNYFIDEANLESLRKNEQILLEYVDNPNGSVANIAGICNKKKNVFGLMPHPERAIENILGSRDGIAMLDNLLQISHKGL; via the coding sequence ATGAATGTGGCTATTATCCGCTTTCCTGGCACGAATTGTGAGTTTGATACGCAATATGCTTTTGATATGCTTGGTGCAAAGACCCATATCGTGTGGCACAAAGATGAAACCTTACCACAAGATTCACATTTGGTAGTGATAGCAGGAGGTTTTAGCTATGGGGATTATTTACGCTGTGGGGCGATAGCGCAGTTTTCACCCATTATGAAAGCCATCAAGGAATTTGCTTTGAATGGTGGCTATGTGCTTGGCATTTGCAATGGCTTTCAGATTCTATGCGAGGCTAGACTCTTGCCTGGGGCTTTAAAACGTAATATAAATTTACACTTCATTTCACAAATGCAAACCCTAAAAATTGTCAATAAGGACAATGCTTTTTTGCGCTCTTACAGCCTCAATCAAGAGATAAATTTGCCCATAGCCCACGCCGATGGCAATTATTTCATTGATGAAGCGAATTTAGAATCCTTGCGTAAAAATGAACAGATTCTGCTTGAATATGTGGATAATCCCAATGGCTCTGTGGCAAATATTGCTGGAATCTGTAATAAAAAGAAAAATGTATTTGGCTTGATGCCCCACCCTGAAAGGGCGATTGAAAACATATTGGGAAGTCGTGATGGCATAGCAATGCTTGATAATCTATTGCAGATTTCACATAAAGGATTGTAA
- a CDS encoding M16 family metallopeptidase, protein MSVSHILVAQALAQSALPTHFTETLDNGLQVVVVPLHNKSGVIETNVFYKVGSRNEVMGKSGIAHMLEHLSFKSTKKLKAGEFDEIVKGFGGVNNASTSFDYTRYFIKSSVGNLDKSLELFAELMSNLLLKNDEFLPERNVVAEERLWRTDNSPMGYLYFRFFNTAFTYHPYHWTPIGFMEDIQSWRIEDITSFYNTYYQPQNAIVLVSGDVEPNQVFASASKHFGTLKNSTPIPEVVAKEPKQDGIRRAIVKKDSQLEYLAMGYKIPNFLSKDQVALSAISEILSAGKSSIFQTELIDKQQIAAGIYAYNMELKDEGVFLIIATAKRGVRAEKIEEEIYKILENLKAGKISQEELNKVKINTRASFVYSLEGSSSVAELFGSYLVRGDISPLFSYERDIDALSIEQIQEVAKKYFVEDSLSVVILKDTDKEK, encoded by the coding sequence ATGAGTGTTTCTCATATATTAGTCGCTCAAGCACTCGCACAAAGCGCATTGCCTACGCATTTTACAGAGACGCTTGATAATGGTTTGCAAGTCGTGGTCGTGCCGCTTCATAACAAGAGTGGTGTGATTGAAACAAATGTGTTTTATAAGGTTGGTAGTCGCAACGAGGTAATGGGAAAGAGTGGTATAGCCCATATGCTCGAACATCTTAGCTTTAAATCTACAAAGAAACTTAAAGCTGGGGAGTTTGATGAAATAGTAAAGGGCTTTGGTGGCGTGAATAACGCTTCTACAAGCTTTGATTATACACGTTATTTTATCAAATCAAGTGTAGGGAATCTTGACAAGTCTTTAGAGCTTTTTGCCGAGCTTATGAGTAATCTCTTGCTTAAAAATGATGAGTTTCTCCCGGAGCGCAATGTTGTGGCAGAGGAGCGATTGTGGCGCACTGACAATTCACCTATGGGGTATTTGTATTTTCGCTTTTTTAACACTGCATTCACTTATCACCCCTACCATTGGACGCCCATTGGGTTTATGGAGGATATTCAAAGTTGGCGTATTGAGGACATCACCTCTTTTTATAACACCTACTATCAGCCACAAAATGCGATTGTGCTTGTGAGTGGTGATGTCGAGCCAAATCAGGTTTTTGCTTCCGCAAGTAAGCATTTTGGCACATTGAAAAATAGCACGCCTATCCCAGAGGTAGTAGCAAAAGAACCAAAGCAAGATGGTATAAGACGCGCTATTGTAAAAAAAGATTCACAGCTTGAATATCTTGCTATGGGCTATAAAATCCCTAATTTTTTGAGTAAAGACCAAGTCGCTTTGAGTGCGATAAGCGAGATTCTAAGTGCGGGTAAATCAAGCATATTTCAAACCGAACTCATCGACAAACAGCAAATTGCGGCGGGTATTTATGCCTACAATATGGAGCTCAAAGATGAGGGCGTGTTTTTGATTATCGCCACGGCAAAGCGGGGTGTGAGAGCAGAAAAAATTGAGGAAGAAATCTACAAAATTTTGGAGAATCTTAAAGCTGGTAAAATTTCTCAAGAGGAGCTTAATAAGGTGAAAATCAATACAAGGGCAAGTTTTGTTTATAGTCTTGAGGGCTCATCATCGGTAGCTGAACTCTTTGGGAGTTATCTAGTGCGTGGAGACATCTCACCTTTGTTTTCTTATGAGCGAGATATTGACGCTCTTAGTATAGAGCAGATTCAGGAAGTGGCAAAGAAATATTTTGTGGAAGATTCGCTAAGTGTTGTGATTTTAAAAGATACCGACAAGGAGAAATAG
- a CDS encoding lysophospholipid acyltransferase family protein, giving the protein MLAKIRGIVATLSIALYLPIIIVQIYLTRNKENGRKARRQCRWFFSLNGLKVERIGEYDKDAQLFVINHQSVTDIIYFESYHPANLCWVAKKQLGEIPVYGHALKAPDMILIDREDKKSIVYLLKEAKRHLAQNRPIAIFPEGTRSKGDEEFLSFKSGAKILASKLNLRIQPAVLIDTRKLYNSSPISVQTNTARVVLMEAFTPDFSDENWYEKLRESMHEVYLKHYYELNQNLLSDNKAKS; this is encoded by the coding sequence ATGTTAGCAAAAATTAGAGGCATAGTGGCGACACTCTCAATTGCATTGTATTTGCCTATTATTATTGTGCAGATTTACCTCACGCGTAACAAGGAAAATGGTAGAAAGGCAAGAAGGCAGTGCCGCTGGTTTTTTTCGCTGAATGGCTTAAAGGTAGAGCGTATCGGCGAGTATGACAAGGACGCACAGCTTTTTGTAATAAATCACCAAAGTGTTACAGACATTATTTATTTTGAATCCTATCACCCTGCGAATCTTTGTTGGGTAGCGAAAAAACAGCTAGGAGAGATTCCAGTTTATGGACATGCACTCAAAGCTCCAGATATGATATTGATTGATAGAGAGGATAAAAAAAGTATCGTATATTTGCTTAAAGAAGCAAAAAGACATCTTGCTCAAAACCGCCCTATAGCCATTTTTCCCGAGGGCACGAGGAGTAAGGGAGATGAGGAGTTTTTATCTTTCAAATCAGGGGCTAAGATTCTAGCTTCTAAGCTTAATCTTAGGATTCAGCCCGCAGTGCTTATCGACACGCGCAAATTGTATAATAGCTCACCCATATCAGTGCAGACAAATACTGCAAGAGTGGTGCTTATGGAGGCTTTCACACCAGATTTTAGTGATGAAAATTGGTATGAAAAGCTGCGAGAGAGTATGCACGAAGTATATTTGAAGCATTATTATGAGCTAAATCAGAATCTTTTAAGCGATAACAAGGCAAAATCCTAA
- a CDS encoding tetratricopeptide repeat protein, which translates to MSQKKIDIATAVEMAYKLYQQKQYHQCVDICIQILAIDYTRADIWNLAGIVMLELKIYKRAIEYFTQAAKCNQRDLDYQINLAEAYRRSGNPTQCVEKLEWLLNAGNVSNPNLHFNLAKAYADLEDSEKSIYHYTIAIKLDPNDLGAMFNLANAQVSLKHFGEAIELYLHALGKGYLDAGVNLANTYIHIGLFNEAVQVYSAIYEYYKDEGDFLFNYANALNYANTNAQHALMLYLQASALNPANVHYRTNYAHFLLKNLHFEEGFRIYEERKKLPNMLPEGITSFWEYNGEKADFADKSVLVYHEQGFGDSIMFARFLPLLIQCTKKVRVIVQETLVPLFSKFGIECVAHRDEVGDYDVAISLLSLPLALGVRSVEDLHITPFLLQNTQSRTTELNKGLQHTIKIGICFSTDSQFSEASSKSMPLKLLMEALSDESIAQHLEIYSLNKAQCKEISEYAIVQKTMNDFAETYDIIKDMDMVISIDSAVAHLSASMGKHTLVLLHKGYDWRWGNGISTPWYESAVCITQSKMGEWGDVAHNVSAYVKGFLG; encoded by the coding sequence ATGTCTCAAAAAAAAATTGATATTGCTACCGCCGTAGAAATGGCGTATAAGCTTTATCAACAAAAACAATATCATCAATGTGTGGATATTTGTATCCAAATCTTAGCTATCGACTACACGCGCGCGGATATATGGAATCTAGCTGGGATTGTTATGCTAGAGCTTAAAATATATAAAAGGGCAATTGAGTATTTTACTCAAGCTGCGAAGTGCAATCAAAGGGATTTAGACTATCAAATCAATCTTGCGGAGGCTTACCGCCGCAGTGGCAACCCTACACAATGTGTTGAAAAACTTGAGTGGTTACTCAATGCGGGAAATGTCTCTAATCCAAATTTGCATTTTAATCTTGCTAAAGCCTATGCGGATTTAGAGGATTCAGAAAAGTCCATTTATCACTACACAATCGCTATTAAGCTTGACCCAAATGATTTGGGTGCGATGTTTAATCTCGCAAACGCGCAAGTAAGCCTCAAACATTTTGGTGAAGCCATAGAGCTATACCTCCACGCACTCGGTAAGGGCTACCTTGATGCAGGTGTGAATCTCGCAAATACCTACATACACATAGGGCTGTTTAATGAAGCGGTGCAGGTGTATAGCGCGATTTATGAGTATTACAAAGACGAGGGTGATTTCTTGTTTAACTACGCAAATGCGCTTAATTACGCCAATACAAACGCACAACACGCACTTATGCTCTATCTACAAGCGAGCGCACTCAACCCCGCAAATGTGCATTATCGCACGAATTACGCGCATTTTTTACTTAAGAATCTGCATTTTGAAGAGGGATTTAGAATCTATGAGGAGCGCAAAAAGCTTCCAAATATGCTACCAGAGGGTATTACATCGTTTTGGGAATATAATGGCGAGAAAGCAGATTTTGCAGATAAATCTGTGCTTGTCTATCACGAGCAAGGCTTTGGTGATAGCATTATGTTTGCGCGGTTTTTGCCACTTCTCATACAATGCACAAAAAAAGTGCGTGTAATCGTGCAAGAAACGCTTGTGCCGCTTTTTTCAAAATTTGGAATCGAGTGTGTGGCACACAGGGACGAAGTGGGGGATTACGATGTAGCAATCTCGCTCCTCTCCCTGCCTCTCGCACTTGGTGTGCGAAGTGTGGAGGATTTACATATAACTCCATTTTTACTACAAAATACACAATCTCGCACCACAGAATTAAACAAAGGGCTGCAACACACGATAAAAATAGGCATTTGCTTTAGCACAGATTCACAATTTAGCGAGGCAAGTAGCAAAAGTATGCCTCTCAAACTGCTAATGGAAGCCTTGAGTGATGAATCTATCGCTCAGCACTTAGAGATTTATTCGCTCAATAAGGCGCAGTGTAAGGAAATAAGCGAGTATGCGATTGTGCAAAAAACAATGAATGACTTTGCAGAAACTTATGATATCATCAAGGATATGGATATGGTGATTAGCATTGATAGTGCTGTGGCGCACTTGAGCGCGAGTATGGGAAAGCATACGCTTGTGCTATTGCATAAGGGCTATGATTGGCGTTGGGGGAATGGTATTTCTACGCCGTGGTATGAATCCGCAGTATGTATCACGCAGAGTAAAATGGGTGAGTGGGGTGATGTCGCACATAATGTGAGTGCGTATGTAAAAGGATTTTTGGGCTAA
- a CDS encoding enoyl-ACP reductase produces the protein MKDVQTSTTDFMKDKTLVISGATRGIGKAILYRFAKNGVNVAFTYNKNEEEAAKIAQDVESKYGIKARFYPLNVLETDQYIELFKKIDEDFSRVDFFVSNAIIYGKSVAGGFAPFMRLKPRGLNNIYTATVLAFVVGAQEAAKRMKEVGGGAIVSLSSTGNLVYMPNYAGHGNSKNAVETMVKYAATELGGWGIRVNAVSGGPIDTDALRAFPDYAQVKAKVEEESPLNRMGTPEDLAGAVFFLCDETQSAWLTGQTIVIDGGTTFK, from the coding sequence ATGAAAGATGTACAGACTTCTACTACTGATTTTATGAAAGACAAAACGCTTGTAATCAGCGGTGCTACGAGAGGAATTGGCAAGGCTATTTTGTATAGATTTGCTAAAAATGGTGTGAATGTCGCTTTCACTTACAATAAAAACGAAGAGGAAGCGGCAAAAATTGCTCAAGATGTGGAAAGCAAATACGGCATAAAGGCGAGATTCTATCCGCTCAATGTCCTCGAGACAGACCAATACATCGAACTTTTTAAGAAAATTGACGAGGATTTCTCGCGAGTTGATTTTTTTGTGTCTAATGCTATTATTTATGGCAAAAGCGTGGCAGGTGGTTTTGCACCATTTATGAGGTTAAAGCCTAGAGGGCTAAACAATATCTACACAGCAACCGTTCTTGCCTTTGTGGTGGGCGCACAGGAAGCCGCGAAGCGTATGAAAGAAGTCGGTGGTGGAGCGATAGTCTCTCTTAGCTCGACAGGGAATCTTGTGTATATGCCAAATTACGCGGGACACGGCAATTCTAAAAATGCGGTAGAAACAATGGTAAAATACGCTGCCACAGAGCTTGGTGGTTGGGGCATAAGAGTAAATGCAGTAAGCGGCGGACCTATCGATACGGACGCGCTTCGAGCATTCCCTGATTACGCGCAGGTCAAGGCTAAAGTCGAGGAGGAATCTCCCCTTAATCGTATGGGGACACCAGAAGACCTTGCAGGTGCGGTATTTTTCCTCTGTGATGAAACACAGAGTGCGTGGCTCACAGGTCAAACGATTGTAATTGATGGTGGCACTACTTTTAAATAA